The nucleotide window GGGATCTCGAGGGCTGGCCTGGATTAGAAACTCGTCCCTCCAGCTGTCGAGAGTTTTGAAGGTGTTGGGGGCGGTCACATCAAAAACCAGGACGCAGCAGTCCGCTCCACGGTAGAAGGCAACCCCCAAAGACTGGAACCTCTCCTGACCGGCCGTGTCCCAGATCTGGATCATCACAGCAGAGGAAACGCTCACGGTAAATCCATCAGATCCTTCAGAAACGGCTCCAGCCGCAGCACAAACACCTTCATACCTGCATCGTTACCAGTCTGTCATCCACCATCACCTCCTTGGTCAGGAAATCGGCTCCTATTGTGGCTTTGTACTGGTTGCTAAATTTTTTGTTCACATATTGGTTCATGAGTGAAGTCTTTCCAACACTGAGAAGAAAACATAAACAAGAATGAAATCTCCAGATCTTCAAACTGAGAAGGTGTTTGATGGTGTAACAGATCACAGATAAGGGAAGGCAGTACGGCAAGTCAAAGGGATCAAATATCACC belongs to Oryzias melastigma strain HK-1 unplaced genomic scaffold, ASM292280v2 sc07047, whole genome shotgun sequence and includes:
- the LOC112140944 gene encoding ras-related protein Rab-7a-like; the protein is FPPNFLIIICSTRAGEALPRPLLLVIFDPFDLPYCLPLSVICYTIKHLLSLKIWRFHSCLCFLLSVGKTSLMNQYVNKKFSNQYKATIGADFLTKEVMVDDRLVTMQIWDTAGQERFQSLGVAFYRGADCCVLVFDVTAPNTFKTLDSWRDEFLIQASPRDPENFPFVVLGNKIDLENRQVII